A single Cnuibacter physcomitrellae DNA region contains:
- the ddaH gene encoding dimethylargininase: MSTPLTDTAARPSDETQTASRERTATRRHYLMCRPDHFTVAYRINPWMDPAVPTDTSLAVRQWQTLYDTYVSLGHEVELIDQIEGLPDMVYTANGGFVIDGVAYGARFTHEQRAAEGPAFMRWFADHGYRVAEPAETNEGEGDFLLVGSRILAGTGFRSATASHAEVSRLFDREVVSLTLVNPSFYHLDTAISVLDPLTDDESANIAYLPSAFDDASRATLERLYPDAILVDETDGAVLGLNSISDGKHVVIAARARGFERQLRERGYEPIGVDLSELLLGGGGVKCCTLELR; this comes from the coding sequence ATGTCGACCCCACTCACCGACACCGCCGCCCGGCCCTCCGACGAGACGCAGACCGCCTCTCGCGAGCGCACGGCCACCCGCCGCCACTACCTCATGTGCCGGCCCGACCACTTCACGGTCGCGTACCGCATCAACCCGTGGATGGATCCGGCCGTCCCCACCGACACCTCGCTCGCCGTGCGCCAGTGGCAGACCCTGTACGACACCTACGTGTCGCTCGGCCACGAGGTGGAGCTGATCGATCAGATCGAGGGCCTGCCCGACATGGTCTACACCGCCAACGGGGGATTCGTCATCGACGGCGTCGCCTACGGTGCGCGCTTCACGCACGAGCAGCGGGCCGCCGAGGGTCCCGCGTTCATGCGCTGGTTCGCCGATCACGGCTACCGGGTCGCCGAGCCGGCCGAGACCAACGAGGGCGAGGGCGATTTCCTCCTCGTCGGCTCGCGCATCCTCGCCGGGACCGGGTTCCGCAGCGCCACCGCCAGCCACGCCGAGGTGTCGCGCCTGTTCGACCGGGAGGTCGTGTCGCTCACCCTCGTGAACCCGAGCTTCTACCACCTCGACACCGCCATCTCGGTGCTCGATCCGCTCACCGACGACGAGTCGGCGAACATCGCCTACCTGCCCTCCGCGTTCGACGACGCCTCCCGCGCCACGCTCGAGCGGCTCTATCCCGACGCGATCCTGGTCGACGAGACCGACGGCGCGGTCCTCGGCCTCAACTCGATCTCGGACGGGAAGCACGTGGTGATCGCCGCGCGCGCGAGGGGCTTCGAGCGGCAGCTGCGCGAGCGCGGGTACGAGCCCATCGGGGTCGACCTCTCCGAGCTGCTGCTCGGTGGCGGGGGCGTCAAGTGCTGCACGCTGGAGCTCCGATGA
- the rocD gene encoding ornithine--oxo-acid transaminase, whose translation MSTATSATVASASLSSASSASASSADLIAEVDEHAAHNYHPLPVVVSSGDGAWVTDVEGRRYLDCLAAYSAVNFGHSNPVLLDAARAQLDRITLTSRAFHSDRLGPFVTELAALAGKDMVLPMNTGAEAVESAIKVARAWGYRVKGVPAGQATIIVADGNFHGRTTTIVSFSDDPQARDDFGPFTPGFVRVPYGDAEALAAAIDDTTVAVLLEPIQGEAGIVVPPASYLPAVRALCTERNVLFIADEIQSGLGRTGATFACDLVGVVPDMYLLGKALGGGIVPVSAVVADRSVLGVLRPGEHGSTFGGNPLAAAVGLAVVRMLADGEYQRRAASLGGPFLDSLRALVGRGVVAVRGAGLWAGIDIDPELGTGREVCERLMARGVLAKDTHGSTIRLAPPLVVSADDLDWAVAQLAAVLDELRAQRG comes from the coding sequence ATGAGCACCGCGACCAGCGCGACCGTGGCGTCCGCATCCCTGTCGTCCGCTTCTTCCGCATCCGCGTCGTCGGCCGACCTGATCGCCGAGGTCGACGAGCACGCGGCCCACAACTACCACCCGCTCCCCGTCGTCGTCTCCTCGGGCGACGGAGCCTGGGTGACGGATGTGGAGGGCCGCCGCTACCTCGACTGCCTCGCCGCCTATTCCGCGGTCAACTTCGGGCACTCGAACCCCGTCCTCCTCGACGCGGCCCGCGCCCAGCTCGACCGGATCACGCTCACCAGCCGCGCGTTCCACTCCGACCGCCTCGGACCGTTCGTCACCGAGCTCGCCGCGCTCGCGGGTAAGGACATGGTGCTCCCTATGAACACAGGAGCGGAGGCCGTCGAGTCGGCGATCAAGGTCGCCCGCGCCTGGGGCTACCGGGTGAAGGGCGTCCCTGCGGGGCAGGCGACGATCATCGTCGCCGACGGCAACTTCCACGGCCGCACTACGACGATCGTGTCCTTCTCCGACGACCCGCAGGCGCGCGATGACTTCGGCCCGTTCACGCCCGGCTTCGTCCGTGTGCCCTACGGTGACGCTGAGGCGCTGGCCGCGGCCATCGACGACACGACGGTCGCGGTGCTGCTCGAGCCCATCCAGGGCGAGGCGGGCATCGTGGTGCCCCCGGCGTCGTACCTGCCCGCGGTGCGTGCGCTCTGCACCGAGCGGAACGTGCTCTTCATCGCCGACGAGATCCAGTCGGGGCTTGGCCGGACCGGGGCGACCTTCGCCTGCGACCTCGTCGGCGTCGTGCCCGACATGTACCTCCTCGGCAAGGCGCTCGGCGGCGGCATCGTGCCCGTGTCGGCCGTGGTCGCCGACCGCTCGGTGCTGGGCGTCCTGCGCCCGGGAGAGCACGGCTCCACCTTCGGCGGCAACCCGCTGGCCGCGGCCGTGGGCCTCGCGGTGGTGCGGATGCTCGCCGACGGCGAGTACCAGCGTCGCGCGGCCTCGCTCGGCGGGCCGTTCCTCGACTCGCTGCGTGCGCTCGTGGGTCGAGGCGTGGTCGCGGTCCGCGGCGCGGGCCTCTGGGCGGGCATCGACATCGACCCCGAGCTGGGCACCGGCCGCGAGGTCTGCGAACGCCTCATGGCCCGCGGCGTGCTCGCGAAGGACACCCACGGCTCCACGATCCGCCTCGCGCCCCCGCTCGTCGTCTCCGCCGACGACCTCGACTGGGCGGTGGCGCAGCTCGCCGCCGTCCTCGACGAGCTGCGCGCCCAGCGCGGCTGA
- a CDS encoding VOC family protein, protein MAVPTLKQVVLDTEDARALAEFYRELLGLEYRPGDEPHEGETHADTDWLALRFPGGGPELTFQQVDSLPAPTWPDGPRPQMAHLDLTVPTAEELQSQRDRALALGASILRDRFDDPEEPLYVFADPSGHPFCIFVG, encoded by the coding sequence ATGGCCGTTCCGACGCTGAAGCAGGTGGTGCTCGACACCGAGGATGCGCGAGCGCTCGCAGAGTTCTACCGGGAGCTGCTGGGGCTCGAGTACCGCCCGGGCGACGAGCCGCACGAGGGTGAGACGCACGCCGACACGGACTGGCTCGCGCTGCGGTTCCCCGGCGGCGGGCCGGAGCTCACGTTCCAGCAGGTCGACTCGCTCCCCGCGCCGACCTGGCCGGACGGGCCGCGCCCGCAGATGGCCCACCTCGACCTCACGGTCCCGACCGCGGAGGAGCTCCAGTCCCAGCGCGACCGCGCCCTGGCGCTCGGCGCGAGCATCCTGCGCGACCGCTTCGACGACCCCGAGGAGCCCCTCTACGTGTTCGCCGACCCGTCGGGCCATCCGTTCTGCATCTTCGTCGGCTGA
- a CDS encoding GntR family transcriptional regulator: MRTSVAIICGRARMPTATDSATRVDDAYEWLLGEITGFRLRSGAPLSENRIAAQLGISRTPVREALQRLEKEGLVKRSDAARFTVSQLTATEVNDACDLLEVLDSYISRTAASKLSDEEATTLRKHVAAMFAAAAAGDRAAWSEADLSFHRLANRIAGNTLVADTVRETRRRIQRFWLRAASQGSRLEECSREYERLADAMIAKDYDAIEPAVCAHIEHMRQRMLDMIAAAAILLGDD; this comes from the coding sequence GTGAGGACATCGGTCGCGATCATCTGCGGGAGGGCACGCATGCCGACGGCGACGGACAGCGCCACACGGGTCGACGACGCCTACGAGTGGCTGCTCGGTGAGATCACCGGGTTCCGGCTGCGCTCGGGGGCGCCGCTCAGCGAGAACCGCATCGCGGCGCAGCTCGGCATCAGCCGCACGCCGGTGCGCGAGGCGCTGCAGCGGCTCGAGAAGGAGGGGCTCGTCAAGCGCAGCGACGCGGCCCGCTTCACCGTGTCGCAGCTCACCGCGACCGAGGTCAACGACGCGTGCGACCTGCTCGAGGTGCTCGACAGCTACATCAGCCGCACAGCGGCGTCGAAGCTGAGCGACGAGGAGGCGACGACCCTCCGCAAGCACGTCGCGGCGATGTTCGCGGCCGCCGCGGCCGGCGACCGGGCCGCCTGGTCGGAGGCCGACCTGTCGTTCCACCGGCTCGCGAACCGCATCGCGGGCAACACGCTCGTGGCCGACACCGTGCGTGAGACGCGTCGGCGCATCCAGCGCTTCTGGCTGCGGGCGGCGTCCCAGGGCAGTCGCCTCGAGGAGTGCTCGCGCGAGTACGAGCGGCTCGCGGACGCGATGATCGCGAAGGACTACGACGCCATCGAGCCCGCGGTCTGCGCGCACATCGAGCACATGCGGCAGCGCATGCTCGACATGATCGCCGCCGCCGCCATCCTCCTCGGCGACGACTGA
- a CDS encoding DUF3097 domain-containing protein, with the protein MYDDRYGSDVLAGFDRRAKAAPPPDAAAEFDLVVEHVATDFCGSVVRVEGRTVELEDRHGKRRVFPLGPGFLLEGRPVTLVPPARMRAAGPAKPARTASGSIAGPKGPARVARASRIFVEGRQDAELVEKVWGDDLRGEGVVVEYLEGIDHLDEIVREFEPSPARRIGVLVDHLVPGSKETRIADAVARGPHGRHVLVVGHPFVDVWQAVKPARLGISAWPTVPRSMEWKHGICEAFRWPHESQADIAHAWKRILSRVSTYTDLEPALVGPVEHLIDFVTAPA; encoded by the coding sequence GTGTATGACGACCGCTACGGATCCGACGTTCTCGCGGGCTTCGACCGCCGCGCGAAAGCCGCCCCGCCGCCCGACGCCGCCGCCGAGTTCGACCTCGTCGTCGAGCACGTCGCGACCGACTTCTGCGGGTCCGTGGTGCGCGTGGAGGGCCGCACGGTGGAGCTCGAGGACCGCCACGGCAAGCGTCGCGTGTTCCCGCTCGGGCCGGGCTTCCTCCTCGAGGGACGACCGGTGACCCTCGTCCCTCCCGCTCGGATGAGGGCAGCCGGGCCTGCGAAGCCGGCGCGCACCGCATCCGGCTCGATCGCCGGCCCGAAGGGCCCGGCGCGCGTGGCCCGCGCGAGTCGCATCTTCGTCGAGGGGCGCCAGGACGCCGAGCTCGTCGAGAAGGTGTGGGGCGACGACCTCCGCGGCGAGGGCGTCGTGGTCGAGTACCTCGAGGGCATCGACCACCTCGACGAGATCGTGCGCGAGTTCGAGCCCTCCCCCGCGCGGCGGATCGGCGTGCTCGTCGACCACCTCGTCCCGGGCTCGAAGGAGACGCGCATCGCGGATGCGGTCGCCCGCGGCCCGCATGGACGCCACGTGCTCGTCGTCGGACATCCGTTCGTCGACGTGTGGCAGGCGGTGAAGCCCGCCCGTCTGGGGATCTCGGCGTGGCCGACGGTGCCGCGATCGATGGAGTGGAAGCACGGGATCTGCGAGGCGTTCCGCTGGCCGCACGAGTCGCAGGCCGACATCGCGCACGCGTGGAAGCGCATCCTGTCGCGGGTGTCGACGTACACCGACCTCGAGCCGGCGCTGGTCGGGCCCGTCGAGCACCTCATCGACTTCGTCACCGCTCCCGCCTGA
- a CDS encoding carbohydrate kinase family protein → MAARILAVGESIMDVVVGPDGSHAHPGGSPANIAYGLARLGHEVSLLTALADDDFGRALAEHLEGAGVEVLDASWSAERTSTATATIGGDGAARYDFDVSWSIPDGAVVPPASILHSGSIAAFLEPGASAVEALFAAERARSLLSLDPNIRPALVGDHADALARFERLAGLADVVKLSDEDADWLYPGLSVEDAAHRIRDLGPLCVAVTRGAEGALLVSASALVSVPGRKVEVADTIGAGDSFMSALLHVIAAELDASTTDTPDARLDVDAWRAAEAFDERMLARLGDVAVRCAAITCSRPGANPPTAAELAAS, encoded by the coding sequence ATGGCTGCACGCATCCTCGCGGTGGGCGAGTCGATCATGGACGTCGTGGTGGGCCCGGATGGCAGCCACGCGCATCCGGGCGGTTCGCCCGCGAACATCGCCTACGGGCTCGCGCGGCTCGGCCACGAGGTGAGCCTGCTCACCGCGCTCGCCGACGACGACTTCGGCCGTGCCCTCGCCGAGCATCTCGAGGGCGCCGGCGTGGAGGTGCTCGACGCCTCCTGGAGCGCCGAGCGCACGTCGACCGCGACGGCCACGATCGGCGGCGACGGCGCCGCGCGCTACGACTTCGACGTCTCCTGGTCGATCCCCGACGGCGCGGTGGTCCCACCCGCGTCGATCCTCCACTCCGGGTCGATCGCGGCCTTCCTCGAGCCGGGGGCGTCGGCGGTGGAGGCCCTCTTCGCCGCGGAACGGGCGAGGTCGCTGCTCTCGCTCGACCCCAACATCAGGCCCGCCCTCGTCGGCGACCACGCGGATGCGCTGGCGCGCTTCGAGCGCCTCGCCGGGCTCGCGGACGTGGTGAAGCTGAGCGACGAGGACGCAGACTGGCTCTACCCGGGACTCTCCGTCGAGGATGCGGCCCACCGCATCCGCGACCTCGGCCCGCTGTGCGTGGCCGTGACCCGCGGCGCGGAGGGGGCGCTGCTCGTCTCGGCATCCGCCCTCGTCAGCGTGCCCGGCCGGAAGGTCGAGGTCGCCGACACGATCGGAGCGGGCGACTCGTTCATGAGCGCCCTGCTCCACGTCATCGCCGCGGAGCTGGATGCGTCCACCACCGACACCCCGGACGCCCGGCTCGACGTCGACGCGTGGCGGGCGGCGGAGGCCTTCGACGAGCGGATGCTCGCACGTCTCGGCGACGTCGCCGTGCGCTGCGCCGCCATCACGTGCAGCCGACCGGGCGCGAACCCGCCCACGGCCGCGGAGCTGGCTGCGTCCTGA
- a CDS encoding DivIVA domain-containing protein — protein MAWFRSRDRFAGTARITAEEVASARFTTTSFRAGYDTEDVDAFLADCVETLRWREGSARPEAPVTAKQVVDTRFGQTKFRAGYDQDEVDDLLDRVAATLHDAESVSDADGPSAGSAS, from the coding sequence ATGGCCTGGTTCCGCAGCAGAGACCGGTTCGCCGGCACCGCCCGCATCACGGCGGAGGAGGTCGCGTCGGCGCGCTTCACCACCACGTCCTTCCGTGCGGGCTACGACACGGAGGATGTGGACGCCTTCCTCGCAGACTGCGTCGAGACGCTGCGATGGAGGGAGGGCAGCGCGCGCCCGGAGGCGCCGGTGACGGCGAAGCAGGTGGTGGATACGCGATTCGGCCAGACGAAGTTCCGGGCGGGGTACGACCAGGACGAGGTGGACGACCTGCTCGACCGCGTGGCCGCGACCCTGCACGACGCAGAGAGCGTGAGCGACGCCGACGGTCCGTCCGCCGGTTCCGCGAGCTAG
- a CDS encoding DUF1707 SHOCT-like domain-containing protein, producing the protein MTDYSDATPSHRLSNAERDAAVASLAHALADGRITTEEFTERSTRAKAAVTQADLAPLFADLPAVPPAAPTPPPSQFAQPGPYAQPGGYGQPGGYNQPGGYGQPGPYQGEGTTLHLIRSLAPIVALILFFTFGWFDIAGGWTTSWLWWVLLGVFYIVLNVLPQRRS; encoded by the coding sequence ATGACCGACTACAGCGACGCCACGCCCTCGCACCGCCTCAGCAACGCCGAGCGTGACGCCGCCGTCGCCTCGCTCGCCCACGCCCTCGCCGACGGGCGCATCACCACCGAGGAGTTCACCGAGCGCTCCACCCGGGCCAAGGCCGCGGTCACGCAGGCCGACCTCGCGCCGCTGTTCGCCGACCTGCCCGCGGTCCCCCCGGCAGCTCCGACGCCGCCTCCCTCGCAGTTCGCGCAGCCCGGCCCCTATGCGCAGCCGGGTGGCTACGGGCAGCCGGGCGGATACAACCAGCCCGGCGGCTACGGACAGCCTGGACCGTACCAGGGCGAGGGCACGACCCTCCACCTGATCCGCTCGCTCGCCCCCATCGTCGCCCTCATCCTCTTCTTCACGTTCGGGTGGTTCGACATCGCGGGCGGATGGACGACGTCGTGGCTGTGGTGGGTCCTCCTCGGCGTGTTCTACATCGTGCTCAACGTCCTGCCGCAGCGACGGTCCTGA
- a CDS encoding GNAT family N-acetyltransferase, translated as MSDIPDYRFRTFPASVSAEGTVEPDTAAWLRVESQGFHEDDPSDTALGDAARNLVADGRQLTGVYVDQPLPGSYGAHMPVATFADFERTINVGGGRLLPAHLISSVTVRPTHRRRGLLRRMMTESLDRARERGLALAALTVSEATIYRRFGFGIATSVHHIDVTTDSRFRLLTRPSGRVELADARVLLDIAPRVFARFHERSTGSVDRQERYRWRSAGLQSDKGGPDARIRAALHYDDAGEVDGYVAYRSHGWDTTPLTVQVVDLVAASDDAYLGLWEFLAAIDLNDRVRYHAAPVDDPLRWALADSRSVAVTELEDWVWLRILDPIAAFEARPYATEGEVTVGVHDDLGHAAGTFRIAAADGFATVTREFDAAPEVTVDASALGSLYLGGADARVLAAAGQVSEHASGAVGRLNRLLASDTPIYGISHF; from the coding sequence GTGAGCGACATCCCCGACTACCGGTTCCGCACGTTCCCCGCCTCGGTCTCCGCGGAGGGGACGGTCGAGCCCGACACCGCCGCCTGGCTGCGCGTCGAGTCGCAGGGGTTCCACGAGGACGATCCGTCCGACACCGCGCTCGGTGACGCGGCGCGCAACCTCGTCGCCGATGGGCGGCAGCTGACCGGCGTGTACGTCGACCAGCCGCTCCCCGGGTCCTACGGGGCTCACATGCCCGTCGCCACCTTCGCCGACTTCGAGCGGACCATCAACGTGGGCGGCGGTCGCCTGCTGCCGGCCCACCTCATCTCCTCGGTGACGGTGCGACCCACGCACCGTCGCCGGGGGCTGCTCCGGCGGATGATGACGGAGAGCCTCGATCGCGCTCGTGAGCGCGGGCTCGCCCTGGCGGCGCTCACGGTCTCCGAGGCCACCATCTACCGGCGTTTCGGCTTCGGCATCGCCACCTCGGTGCATCACATCGACGTCACCACCGACTCGCGCTTCCGCCTGCTGACCCGGCCCTCGGGCCGCGTGGAGCTGGCCGACGCACGGGTGCTGCTCGACATCGCACCGCGGGTCTTCGCCCGCTTCCACGAGCGCAGCACGGGGTCGGTCGACCGCCAGGAGCGCTACCGCTGGCGGTCCGCGGGGCTCCAGAGCGACAAGGGCGGGCCGGATGCGCGCATCCGCGCCGCCCTCCACTACGACGACGCGGGCGAGGTCGACGGCTATGTCGCGTACCGATCGCACGGGTGGGACACCACACCGCTCACCGTGCAGGTGGTCGACCTCGTCGCCGCGAGCGACGACGCCTACCTCGGGCTGTGGGAGTTCCTCGCGGCGATCGACCTCAACGACCGGGTGCGCTACCACGCCGCCCCCGTCGACGACCCGCTGCGCTGGGCCCTGGCCGACTCGCGCTCGGTCGCCGTGACCGAGCTCGAGGACTGGGTGTGGTTGCGCATCCTCGACCCCATCGCCGCGTTCGAGGCGCGCCCCTACGCGACGGAGGGGGAGGTGACGGTGGGCGTGCACGACGATCTCGGCCACGCGGCGGGCACCTTCCGCATCGCCGCCGCCGACGGCTTCGCCACCGTGACCCGCGAGTTCGACGCGGCCCCGGAGGTGACGGTCGACGCGTCCGCGCTCGGGTCGCTCTACCTCGGCGGCGCGGACGCCCGCGTGCTCGCGGCGGCGGGGCAGGTGTCGGAGCACGCCTCCGGTGCGGTGGGCCGCCTGAACCGCCTGCTCGCGTCCGACACCCCGATCTACGGGATCTCGCACTTCTGA
- a CDS encoding endonuclease/exonuclease/phosphatase family protein — MRRWKNEHHQTREDATKADTLNIVSYNLRKHAAIGEIEKLAEETDVDVLCLQECDSTDLREQVGHLALADYTKANRLGLAIYYRSDAFELQATRLFALRKSMHDRVMAPAHERLLAAKLLDTRTDTEFLVGNFHAAPLTASNSLRRKQIATAHDELRIMGPGVATVMVGDFNYPWFQGNLREVMQETGHVMTRSEGPTYTRYKYFTGHFDFATSVHADVLSVEALPQGGSDHHPILVVADVQRERAAS, encoded by the coding sequence ATGCGGCGGTGGAAGAATGAGCACCACCAGACCCGGGAAGATGCGACGAAGGCGGACACCCTGAACATCGTCAGCTACAACCTCCGCAAGCACGCGGCCATCGGCGAGATCGAGAAGCTCGCCGAGGAGACGGACGTCGACGTGCTGTGCCTCCAGGAGTGCGACAGCACCGACCTCCGCGAGCAGGTCGGGCACCTGGCCCTCGCCGACTACACGAAGGCCAACCGGCTCGGGCTCGCGATCTACTACCGGTCCGACGCGTTCGAGCTGCAGGCCACCCGCCTGTTCGCCCTGCGCAAGTCGATGCACGACCGCGTGATGGCGCCCGCGCACGAGCGCCTCCTCGCCGCGAAGCTGCTCGACACCCGCACCGACACCGAGTTCCTCGTGGGCAACTTCCACGCGGCGCCGCTCACCGCCTCCAACTCGCTGCGCCGGAAGCAGATCGCGACCGCTCATGACGAGCTCCGCATCATGGGCCCCGGTGTCGCGACCGTCATGGTCGGCGACTTCAACTACCCGTGGTTCCAGGGCAACCTGCGTGAGGTCATGCAGGAGACGGGGCACGTGATGACCCGCAGCGAGGGCCCCACCTACACGCGCTACAAGTACTTCACCGGCCACTTCGACTTCGCCACGTCGGTGCACGCCGACGTGCTGTCGGTCGAGGCGCTGCCCCAGGGCGGGTCCGACCACCACCCGATCCTCGTGGTCGCCGACGTCCAGCGGGAGCGCGCCGCCTCCTAG
- a CDS encoding zinc-ribbon domain-containing protein has translation MVESIDAWWERRQRSKGAAVPYAVGTYREAWSTFPMLIRQYHPEFNRGITLTQIPPAADVYLTWQCESGHVFVATPEEQRSRPGRVRRRSAWCPECSLDARGGPRVRPLPLDPRPVESRPLDAAPFERRPTSATLDPGSAPRQTSTPRPATGGRPSPAPRPASSGRQTPTPQHERTPKRPSPFARPAPDAPARAARIRPTPDAARPHVAPAAEAPEPRRRERGEPFRSPHAPRTASAAEADLRRRLAERLDLDLDAHNAIWVAQDFHGRREVWPDIVLADLRVAIEYDTVGRFGLEHVGPREQSDRWKDRVLRQCGWEVIRIRTGALRPLGPHDLVAPAITATLIDRLLDELALVRGPLFVAAYLR, from the coding sequence GTGGTGGAGAGCATCGACGCGTGGTGGGAGCGACGCCAGCGCTCCAAGGGCGCGGCCGTGCCCTACGCCGTCGGCACCTACCGCGAGGCGTGGAGCACGTTCCCCATGCTGATCCGTCAGTACCACCCCGAGTTCAACCGCGGCATCACGCTGACGCAGATCCCCCCGGCGGCGGACGTGTACCTCACCTGGCAGTGCGAGTCGGGTCACGTGTTCGTCGCGACACCCGAGGAGCAGCGGTCACGTCCCGGCCGCGTGCGCCGCCGCTCGGCCTGGTGCCCGGAGTGCAGCCTCGACGCCCGCGGCGGCCCCCGCGTCCGTCCTCTCCCCCTCGACCCCCGCCCCGTCGAGTCCCGCCCGCTCGACGCCGCCCCCTTCGAGCGCCGCCCGACATCGGCGACCCTCGACCCGGGATCGGCCCCGCGCCAGACCTCCACCCCGCGGCCAGCCACCGGCGGACGGCCTTCCCCCGCCCCGCGGCCAGCTTCCAGCGGGCGCCAGACCCCCACCCCGCAGCACGAGCGCACCCCGAAGCGACCCTCGCCCTTCGCCCGCCCGGCACCCGACGCGCCAGCCCGGGCCGCCCGCATCCGACCCACACCCGACGCAGCACGCCCCCACGTGGCGCCCGCGGCGGAGGCGCCGGAGCCGCGGCGGCGCGAGCGGGGCGAACCGTTCCGCAGTCCTCACGCGCCGCGGACCGCCTCGGCCGCGGAGGCCGACCTCCGCCGTCGGCTGGCGGAGCGGCTGGACCTCGACCTCGACGCGCACAACGCGATCTGGGTCGCGCAGGACTTCCACGGCCGACGCGAGGTCTGGCCCGACATCGTGCTCGCCGACCTCCGGGTCGCGATCGAGTACGACACCGTGGGCCGCTTCGGGCTCGAGCACGTGGGCCCCCGCGAGCAGTCCGACCGCTGGAAGGACCGCGTGCTGAGACAGTGCGGATGGGAGGTCATCCGCATCCGCACCGGCGCCCTGCGCCCCCTGGGGCCGCACGACCTCGTCGCCCCCGCCATCACCGCGACCCTCATCGACCGCCTCCTCGACGAGCTCGCCCTCGTCCGCGGCCCCCTCTTCGTCGCCGCCTACCTCCGCTGA
- a CDS encoding GIY-YIG nuclease family protein, whose translation MDAHGCPIEEAGRRCGLEPSPLGGLGLCGDHLLAAYEAVLGEVGVTDALPGPCAACGSRLGVRWPSGWLCAVCEWRYGELPDTETAPPRVDVVYYIRFADRVKIGTSSTPRTRLAQLRHEEVLAFEPGARDVEQSRHQQFADLRLGGEWFSLEGDLAEHIAALALAGDPWLLHARWRSELAARR comes from the coding sequence ATGGACGCGCACGGGTGCCCGATCGAGGAGGCGGGCCGCCGCTGCGGGCTCGAGCCCTCGCCGCTCGGCGGGCTCGGGCTGTGCGGCGACCACCTGCTCGCCGCCTACGAGGCCGTCCTGGGCGAGGTGGGGGTGACGGATGCGCTGCCCGGTCCCTGCGCGGCCTGCGGCTCGCGGCTCGGGGTGCGCTGGCCCTCCGGGTGGCTCTGCGCGGTGTGCGAGTGGCGGTACGGCGAGCTGCCCGACACCGAGACCGCCCCTCCCCGCGTCGACGTCGTGTACTACATCCGCTTCGCCGATCGGGTCAAGATCGGCACCAGCTCCACCCCGCGCACCCGATTGGCGCAGCTCAGGCACGAAGAGGTCCTCGCCTTCGAGCCGGGTGCGCGCGATGTGGAGCAGAGCAGGCACCAGCAGTTCGCCGACCTCCGCCTGGGCGGGGAGTGGTTCTCGCTCGAGGGAGACCTCGCGGAGCACATCGCCGCGCTCGCCCTGGCCGGAGATCCCTGGCTCCTCCACGCCCGCTGGCGCAGCGAGCTCGCCGCCCGGCGCTGA